The genomic region GACCGATCACATCGATTACTACCTGCTCCACAGCATCAGCAGGAGCAGTTTTGAGAGCATGAAGAGCCTCGGGATCTTCGGGTTCCTCGATTCGGCAAAGAAGGACGGGAGGATCCGGCAGGCCGGCTTCTCCACGCACGCGAACAACGCGGTCTTCCGCGAGATCGTGGATGCCTACGCCTGGGACTTCTGCCAGATCCAGTACAATTATCTTGACGAGCACAACCAGGCAGGAAAAGACGGGCTCGAATATGCGGCAGGAAAAGATCTGGCGGTGATGATCATGGAACCCCTCCGGGGCGGCAACCTGGCCGGCCGGGTGCCGGACTCGATCCAGGCAATCTGGGACAAGGCACCCGTGAAGCGATCGCCCGCCGAATGGGCGCTCCGCTGGGTCTGGAACCACCCGGAAGTGACCGTTGTCCTCTCCGGCATGAACGACGAGGCGCACATTGAAGAGAATCTCAGGGCCGCAGAGACGGCGCTCCCCGACTCGCTGACCGGGGAGGAACTCGCAACAATCAGTAGGGCCCGCGATGAGTACCGGCGCCTCATGAAAGTCGGGTGCACGGGCTGCGGGTACTGCATGCCCTGCCCGGCGGGCGTGGACATCCCCGGCTGTTTTGCAAGTTACAACAGCCATGCCCTCTTTCCCCATGACCGGAGTGTGAAATTCCATTATATCGGGCAGCACGGGGGCCTCATGGGAGAGAAATCCTCGGCCGGGCTCTGCCGGCAGTGCGGCAGATGCACGAAAGCCTGCCCGCAGCACCTGCCCATTCCGTTACTGATGAAAGACGTGGCCCGGGATATGGAGGGGATGATGAACGTGGTGGTGCCGGTTCTCCGGGGCGGGATCTGGTGCATGAATAAATTCGGCCGGATCCGCCGGGCGATTACGGGTGACAAGTCCCATGCCTGACCCGGTCAGCGACAAGCAGGAGGCAATTCTCGACACGGCCCTCCGGCTCTTTACCGAGCGCGGTTTCTTCGGGACGCCGACTTCGATGATCTCAAAGGAGGCCGGTGTTGCAACCGGGACCCTCTTCTTTTATTTTAAGACAAAGGAAGATCTCATCGATACCCTTTACCGCAGGATCA from uncultured Methanoregula sp. harbors:
- a CDS encoding aldo/keto reductase; amino-acid sequence: MLYRTVPKTGDKLSILGFGCMRYPSNRTGGVDEERTIRQIRQAIDGGVNYLDTAPVYHMGKSEPVLAKALADGYREKVRIATKLPHWSVFEREDMDRILDTQLRTLRTDHIDYYLLHSISRSSFESMKSLGIFGFLDSAKKDGRIRQAGFSTHANNAVFREIVDAYAWDFCQIQYNYLDEHNQAGKDGLEYAAGKDLAVMIMEPLRGGNLAGRVPDSIQAIWDKAPVKRSPAEWALRWVWNHPEVTVVLSGMNDEAHIEENLRAAETALPDSLTGEELATISRARDEYRRLMKVGCTGCGYCMPCPAGVDIPGCFASYNSHALFPHDRSVKFHYIGQHGGLMGEKSSAGLCRQCGRCTKACPQHLPIPLLMKDVARDMEGMMNVVVPVLRGGIWCMNKFGRIRRAITGDKSHA